One stretch of Chloroflexota bacterium DNA includes these proteins:
- a CDS encoding BMP family ABC transporter substrate-binding protein, with protein MRNQRRYGYLALLVSSILVLGACTSGQISTGKGLCREIGDNAAAEPTTPETTGTSDLVIGLVTDVGTLDDANFNQYSWEGALQGAAIIGAPEPGNIVTTNSADYADNINSFVDDGANIIITVGFALGAATLEAAQANPDIHFVGVDQFQVNTDFGGDWDPLPNYESLIFNEAQAGYLAGIVAASISESGEVAALGGSGTIPPVVNYMRGFENGAHSVNPDVVVDLKYVSNDLAVAFNDPTTGKSFADEFLSVNPEVDVLFQVAGKTGNGMLDSVVEHGIYGFGVDVDQWVSYPSAQVCIVVSAEKKLTKAVSEAITTFAADDVRSNNVFYGADNDGIGLSPFYQFSDLITSEVQTAIDDAFAGMADGSLDPCQPSGLCYAGEEDIGTE; from the coding sequence ATGCGGAACCAGCGAAGGTATGGATACCTCGCACTCCTTGTCTCGTCGATCCTGGTTCTGGGCGCGTGCACCAGTGGCCAGATCAGCACGGGCAAGGGACTTTGTCGGGAGATCGGTGACAACGCGGCCGCCGAGCCGACGACGCCGGAGACCACCGGGACCAGCGACCTAGTCATCGGCCTGGTCACCGACGTCGGCACCTTGGACGACGCCAACTTCAACCAGTACAGCTGGGAAGGCGCACTCCAGGGCGCGGCAATCATCGGCGCACCGGAGCCGGGGAACATCGTCACGACCAACTCCGCGGACTACGCGGACAACATCAACTCGTTCGTGGATGACGGTGCGAACATCATCATCACGGTTGGATTCGCCCTTGGCGCGGCCACCCTCGAGGCGGCCCAGGCCAACCCCGACATCCACTTCGTCGGCGTGGACCAGTTCCAGGTCAACACCGACTTCGGTGGCGATTGGGATCCGCTCCCGAACTACGAGAGCTTGATCTTCAACGAGGCCCAGGCCGGATACCTTGCTGGCATCGTGGCCGCGTCCATCTCGGAGAGTGGCGAGGTTGCGGCACTCGGTGGATCGGGAACGATCCCGCCGGTCGTCAACTACATGCGCGGCTTCGAGAACGGCGCCCATAGTGTCAATCCTGACGTCGTCGTGGACCTCAAGTACGTCAGCAACGACCTGGCCGTCGCGTTCAACGACCCGACCACCGGGAAGTCCTTCGCTGACGAGTTCCTGTCGGTGAACCCTGAAGTCGACGTCCTGTTCCAGGTCGCCGGCAAGACGGGCAACGGCATGCTCGACTCGGTTGTGGAGCACGGGATCTATGGCTTCGGCGTGGACGTCGACCAGTGGGTCTCGTACCCCTCGGCCCAGGTCTGCATCGTCGTCAGCGCCGAGAAGAAGCTGACTAAGGCGGTCAGCGAGGCCATCACGACCTTCGCTGCCGACGATGTCCGCAGCAACAACGTCTTCTATGGAGCCGACAACGACGGTATCGGCCTGTCGCCGTTCTACCAGTTCTCGGATCTGATCACGTCCGAAGTCCAGACCGCAATCGACGATGCCTTCGCTGGCATGGCCGATGGATCGTTGGATCCGTGCCAGCCTTCGGGTCTGTGCTACGCCGGCGAAGAGGACATCGGAACCGAGTAG